From a region of the Arachis ipaensis cultivar K30076 chromosome B09, Araip1.1, whole genome shotgun sequence genome:
- the LOC107617483 gene encoding acyl-CoA-binding domain-containing protein 4 (The sequence of the model RefSeq protein was modified relative to this genomic sequence to represent the inferred CDS: added 142 bases not found in genome assembly), whose protein sequence is MAMARASSGLQYPERFYAAASYVGLDGSNSPTKALTAKFAKSTALLLYTLYQQATIGPCNIPEPSSWKIVEHSKWASWNQLGNMSSTEAMRLFVKILEEEDPGWYSRASNSFVEAEPVIDVQMNHNSKVGPVVENGNSYPETKTIPTDNGSQVGTQDKDVVVEGFSSVEVYDQWIAPPVSGQRPRARYEHGAAVVQDKLYIYGGNHNGRYLNDLHVLDLRSWTWSRVEAKAEVESTNSSSSPMLTPCAGHSLIPWDSKLLSIGGHTKDPSESIQVKVFDLQTATWSTLKTYGKPPVSRGGQSVTSVGKTLVIFGGQDAKRTLLNDLHILDLETLTWDEIEAAGLPPSPRSDHAAAVHAERYLLIFGGGSHATCYNDLHVLDLQTMEWSRPTQLGEKPTPRAGHAGATVGENWFIVGGGDNKSGVSETVVLNMSTLTWSVVTSVQERIPVASEGLSLVVSSYDGEDVLVSFGGYSGRYHNEVYVLKPSHKSTLQSKLVENSIPDSVSAVHNATNATRDVESEIEAGNEGKIKELVIDNGDFTKPKGDLLTVLKAEKDELETTLSNEKLHTLKLQQELADAEARNSDLSKELQSVRGQLASEQSRCFKLEVEVAELGQKLQTIGTLQKELELLQRQKAVSEQAALSAKQRQGSGGMWGWLAGTPQSPNADDD, encoded by the exons ATGGCGATGGCGAGAGCAAGCTCTGGGCTACAATACCCAGAGCGCTTCTACGCCGCGGCCTCCTACGTCGGATTGGACGGATCCAACTCTCCCACCAAAGCTCTCACCGCCAAGTTCGCCAAATCCACCGCCCTCCTTCTCTACACTCTCTACCAACAG GCTACTATAGGACCTTGTAATATCCCGGAACCGAGTTCGTGGAAGATTGTGGAGCATAGCAAATGGGCAAG CACAATTCCAAAGTTGGACCAGTAGTTGAGAATGGGAACTCTTATCCGGAGACAAAGACTATTCCAACTGATAATGGGAGTCAAGTTGGAACCCAGGATAAAGATGTTGTTGTTGAAGGCTTTAGTTCAGTTGAAGTCTATGATCAATGGATTGCACCTCCAGTATCTGGCCAACGTCCAAGGGCCAGATATGAG CATGGGGCAGCAGTTGTGCAAGACAAATTGTATATATATGGTGGAAATCACAATGGTCGTTACCTTAACGATCTTCAT GTTCTAGATTTGAGAAGTTGGACTTGGTCTAGGGTTGAGGCTAAGGCAGAAGTTGAGTCTACAAACTCGTCATCCTCACCAATGTTAACCCCTTGTGCTGGTCATTCACTG ATTCCATGGGATTCTAAGCTTCTGTCAATTGGTGGGCATACAAAAGATCCTTCTGAAAGTATCCAAG TGAAAGTGTTTGATCTGCAAACGGCAACTTGGTCAACTCTAAAGACTTATGGGAAACCCCCG GTATCACGTGGAGGCCAATCAGTTACTTCAGTTGGAAAAACCTTGGTGATATTTGGTGGACAAGATGCTAAGAGAACTCTCTTGAATGATCTGCATATTCTTGACTTGGAAACCTTGACATGGGATGAAATTGAAGCTGC TGGTTTGCCTCCTTCTCCGAGGTCTGATCATGCTGCTGCTGTACATGCTGAGCGATACTTGCTTATCTTTGGTGGGGGCTCACATGCAACTTGCTATAATGATTTGCATGTTCTTGATTTGCAGACT ATGGAATGGTCTAGACCAACTCAACTGGGTGAAAAACCAACACCACGTGCGGGACATGCTGGTGCTACAGTTGGCGAGAATTGGTTCATTGTTGGTGGGGGTGACAATAAGAGTG GGGTCTCAGAGACTGTTGTGTTGAATATGTCTACGCTGACTTGGTCAGTGGTAACTTCTGTTCAAGAGCGTATTCCTGTTGCTAGTGAG GGCTTGAGTTTGGTTGTCAGTTCATATGATGGTGAAGATGTACTTGTATCATTTGGAGGATACAGTGGCCGTTACCACAATGAG GTCTATGTCCTTAAACCAAGCCACAAATCAACTTTGCAGTCAAAATTAGTTGAAAATTCTATACCAGATAGTGTTTCTGCAGTGCACAATGCTACAAATGCTACCCGAGATGTGGAGTCCGAAATTGAAGCAGGCAATGAAGGGAAAATTAAGGAACTtgtcattgacaatggtgattttACA AAACCGAAAGGGGATCTTCTAACAGTCCTGAAGGCTGAGAAAGATGAATTGGAAACAACACTCAGCAATGAGAAGTTACATACCCTTAAACTACAGCAGGAGTTGGCAGATGCCGAAGCTCGCAATTCTGACCTTTCCAAG GAGCTCCAATCAGTACGCGGTCAGCTTGCTTCTGAGCAGTCAAGGTGTTTCAAATTAGAG GTTGAGGTAGCTGAATTAGGACAGAAGCTCCAAACAATTGGTACATTACAGAAAGAACTTGAACTCCTCCAGCGGCAAAAAGCAGTATCGGAGCAGGCCGCCTTGAGCGCAAAGCAGAGGCAGGGCTCAGGTGGCATGTGGGGCTGGCTTGCTGGTACCCCCCAAAGCCCGAACGCAGACGATGACTGA
- the LOC107615419 gene encoding uncharacterized protein LOC107615419: MPLYAKFMNELISKKINWRENETVVLTKECSVVIQTNLPEKLKDPGSFVILCTIGEVTVDQALCDLGASSNLMPLSLMRKLQIEEVKPTKTSLQLVDRSLKFPLGVVENLLVKVGAFIFSADFVILDMEEDVNASIILGRPFLATGKALIDIQKGELTLRVNDEQIVLNVFQALQHPNDYEYS; the protein is encoded by the coding sequence ATGCCCTTATATGCAAAATTCATGAATGAGTTGATTTCCAAGAAAATAAATTGGAGGGAGAACGAAACCGTGGTACTTACAAAAGAATGCAGTGTTGTCATTCAAACGAACCTCCCTGAGAAGCTaaaagatcctggaagctttgtAATTCTTTGTACTATTGGGGAAGTGACTGTCGATCAAGCCttgtgtgatcttggagctagcagcAATCTCATGCCATTATCCTTAATGCGCAAGTTACAAATCGAAGAGGTAAAACCCACCAAAACTTCTTTGCAACTTGTTGACCGTTCTCTTAAATTTCCATTAGGTGTTGTGGAGAACTTGCTAGTGAAGGTGGGAGCTTTCATTTTTTCTGCGGATTTTGTGATCTTAGACATGGAGGAAGATGTCAATGCCTCTATCATATTGGGGAGACCCTTCCTGGCTACTGGGAAGGCCTTAATCGATAttcaaaagggtgaattaacatTGCGGGTGAATGATGAACAAATTGTGCTCAATGTATTCCAAGCCTTACAACACCCGAATGATTATGAATATTCATGA